A single Campylobacter hyointestinalis subsp. hyointestinalis DNA region contains:
- a CDS encoding AAA family ATPase has product MFKTGSPVKGDDFIDRKKHLPIFKAYLENNQHIMIKAPRRFGKTSLIKQVFEHEKAFNYIYIDLRRAMGLASLSNQILEKTYGFAGIDGFFEQFKKSITELLKTIQKVKIDDIGEITLKHLENGVKDEREYFLHSLEVVEKISEKKNLNIKFVFDEFQDILRISDDFILEQIRSVVQHHQNVTYIFLGSIESVMTKIFSSKISPFFHFAKIMELDGLDIEELFDYAKEVFDKKDISLDHSLSDMLKFLNGHPDYSIQVLQTLYYKTTVESIKFIDYSLCVEVLTSVIIANKPYLEELISKTKQKKSHYEVLHAIANAYSPNLNPKSLYSIHSSLEDMGLIRKIGRGEYKINDIFLEILLKQKDDELILENKIIIDDFLGA; this is encoded by the coding sequence ATGTTTAAAACAGGAAGCCCTGTAAAAGGCGATGATTTTATAGATAGAAAAAAGCATTTACCGATATTTAAAGCTTATTTGGAAAATAATCAACATATTATGATTAAAGCTCCTAGGAGATTTGGTAAAACTTCTTTGATAAAACAAGTTTTTGAGCATGAAAAAGCTTTTAATTATATTTATATAGATTTAAGAAGAGCGATGGGCTTAGCTTCATTATCTAATCAAATTTTAGAAAAAACTTATGGATTTGCCGGTATCGACGGCTTTTTTGAGCAATTTAAAAAGTCTATCACTGAGCTTCTAAAAACAATACAAAAAGTAAAAATAGACGATATAGGCGAGATCACTTTAAAGCATTTAGAAAATGGCGTTAAAGATGAAAGAGAGTATTTTTTACACTCTTTAGAAGTGGTGGAAAAAATATCTGAAAAAAAGAATTTAAATATTAAATTTGTATTTGACGAGTTTCAAGATATTTTGCGTATAAGCGATGATTTTATATTGGAGCAAATTCGCTCAGTAGTCCAGCATCATCAAAACGTTACTTATATTTTTTTAGGAAGCATAGAAAGTGTAATGACAAAGATATTTTCTTCTAAAATTTCACCTTTTTTTCATTTTGCCAAGATTATGGAGCTAGATGGGCTAGATATAGAAGAGTTGTTTGACTATGCTAAAGAAGTGTTTGATAAAAAAGATATTAGTTTGGATCATTCACTATCAGATATGCTGAAATTTCTAAACGGACATCCGGATTATTCTATCCAAGTATTGCAAACTTTGTACTATAAAACTACTGTTGAAAGTATTAAATTTATAGATTATAGTTTGTGCGTTGAAGTTTTAACTTCTGTCATAATCGCAAATAAGCCTTATCTAGAAGAGCTTATCTCTAAAACTAAACAAAAGAAATCTCATTATGAAGTTTTGCACGCGATAGCAAACGCTTATAGTCCAAATTTAAATCCTAAAAGCTTATATAGCATTCATAGCTCTTTAGAAGATATGGGACTTATAAGAAAGATAGGGCGCGGAGAGTATAAGATAAACGATATATTTTTAGAAATTTTGTTAAAACAAAAAGACGATGAGTTGATACTTGAAAATAAAATAATAATTGACGATTTTTTAGGAGCTTAA
- a CDS encoding nicotinate phosphoribosyltransferase, with translation MDKFEHFNVNALFTDFYELTMAQGYYKENINHKVVFDMFFRKSPFNGGFAIFAGAHTLLDIISEFKFKSEDIDFLRSQMIFDDDFLDYLRDFKFGGDIYMADEGSVVFPDEPLLRIHANLIEAQIIEGIVLNTLNFQSLIATKTARIWLAAKGAPIMEFGLRRAQGFDGAMSASRAAYIGGSAGTSNTLASKIYGIPTMGTMAHSWVMSFSSELEAFRAYAKIYPQNSVFLIDTYDTLRSGIKNAIIVGGELVKKGYNFGVRLDSGDISYLAKEVRRELDKAGFFGAKISVSNELTEEIISTLVASNVPIDSWGVGTHMVTGGSESSFAGVYKLCAKSDETNCIKPTMKFSDNPFKMTNPGVKNVYRLYDENDMAIADILTLVSEIIEPNIQYRFYHPMMDYRQFSCKPAKVEPLLKQCFSNGKRVTPRLSDKCVLIQSRTTMQTGLASLDESYKRLLNPHIYKVSLSQNLRNLKAKFIEENIR, from the coding sequence TTGGATAAATTTGAACACTTTAACGTTAATGCTTTATTTACTGATTTTTACGAACTTACAATGGCTCAAGGTTACTATAAAGAAAATATCAATCACAAAGTTGTATTTGATATGTTTTTTAGAAAAAGTCCATTTAATGGTGGTTTTGCTATTTTTGCCGGAGCCCACACTTTACTTGACATCATCAGCGAGTTTAAATTTAAAAGCGAAGATATAGATTTTTTAAGATCTCAGATGATATTTGATGATGATTTTTTAGACTATTTGAGAGATTTTAAATTTGGCGGCGATATCTATATGGCAGATGAGGGTAGTGTTGTCTTCCCTGATGAGCCGTTGCTTAGAATACATGCAAATCTCATAGAAGCTCAGATCATAGAAGGTATAGTCTTAAACACGCTAAATTTCCAAAGCCTTATAGCTACTAAAACAGCTAGAATTTGGCTTGCGGCAAAAGGTGCACCTATAATGGAATTTGGGCTTAGAAGAGCTCAGGGATTTGACGGGGCTATGAGCGCTTCAAGAGCCGCTTATATAGGTGGCTCAGCAGGCACTTCAAATACTTTGGCTAGTAAGATTTATGGTATTCCTACTATGGGAACCATGGCGCATTCTTGGGTTATGTCTTTTTCTAGCGAACTTGAAGCTTTTAGAGCTTATGCAAAGATTTATCCTCAAAACTCTGTTTTTTTGATAGATACTTATGACACTCTAAGATCAGGCATCAAAAACGCTATCATAGTAGGTGGAGAGCTTGTTAAAAAAGGTTATAATTTTGGCGTAAGGCTGGATTCTGGGGATATCTCATATCTAGCAAAGGAAGTACGCAGAGAATTAGACAAAGCTGGATTCTTCGGTGCTAAGATATCTGTATCAAACGAACTCACAGAAGAGATCATCAGTACTCTCGTAGCTAGTAATGTTCCTATTGATAGTTGGGGCGTTGGTACCCATATGGTTACTGGTGGCAGCGAGTCTTCATTTGCTGGAGTATATAAATTATGTGCAAAAAGCGATGAGACAAACTGCATAAAACCTACTATGAAATTTAGTGATAATCCATTTAAAATGACAAATCCAGGCGTAAAAAATGTGTATAGACTATATGATGAAAATGATATGGCTATAGCCGATATTTTGACTTTAGTCTCTGAGATCATAGAGCCAAATATCCAGTATAGATTTTATCATCCAATGATGGATTATAGGCAGTTTTCTTGCAAACCTGCAAAAGTAGAACCATTGTTAAAACAGTGTTTTTCAAATGGTAAGCGTGTCACTCCAAGACTTAGTGATAAGTGTGTACTTATCCAGAGCCGCACGACTATGCAAACAGGGCTTGCTAGTTTAGATGAGTCATATAAAAGACTGTTGAATCCTCATATTTATAAAGTGTCTTTATCTCAAAATCTTAGAAATCTTAAAGCTAAATTTATAGAAGAAAATATCAGATAA